The DNA region TATAATCATTATCAATACGAGCTATTTGAATGACTTCTAGAGCTTTTTCATATTTTTTTTGACGAATTAAGGTTTTTACATAAGCTTTAAAATGCTCGACTTTTCCTTTTTTTTCCCAATACTTCTTGTAGAGAACCTCTGCTTCAGCATAGTTTTTATCAGAATAAGCATAGTCACTGGACCAAGCATATGATGAAAGCAGAAAAAGACTTGTGATAAATTTATTCAAGACCAAGGACTTCCATTTTTTCTTTTACCATCAGCTGTTGTTCTTCATTTAAATCATCAATTATATTTTTGTAGATCAAAAAGCATTCAACATAGGCTAATGCCTGGTTATTATTTACCTTATCATAAGCTTCATAAAAATCGTAGAGCTTGAGTTCTTTGGACTTAAATGAATCTATATAGTTTTTCTGCGCAAAATTATCTTCGACTAAGAGGCTTTGTTGATCAAGTCGCTCAGAAAGGTGTTTATAGGGACTTTCACTATTTTCTATTTTTATATCTAAAAGTATTTTCAGCTTATCTTCTAAGAGGCTTATCGCTTTATTATCCTTAAACTCACCCTCTTTAGCATTAATTAGTAAGTAAGCTTTATTAATTTCATTATTGAGAATTAATTGTATGGCTTTGTAGTAAACGAAGCTTTCTTTAAAGTTTGGCTGCTTTTCCTCTTCAGGTAAAATTTTATCAAAGTCTTTTCCATGATCATAAGCAATTTGGATGATCAAATATCGCAATTCTTTAGCTTTTTCAATTTCGACTTTTTTTGCAAATTTTTTGAAGTCATCTTGATTAATTTCGCTCGCTTTTAAATTGATGATTTTTTTCACTAATTCAAAGCTCTTTTCCTGACTTAAAATCAAATCTATTTCAGCAAGCATTGAAAAGTAGTGCTCTTCTTTTTCGTATAAACCTAAGAGTCGGTAGGAATACTCAATTTCATATCCTAATTCATTGCGTCTCTCAAGTAACTTAATTTCTTCAGAATTATTCATTTTTACGCCACTGGAAAGGATTAAATCCATGAGTAATTTTTTTTCATTTTTACTCGCTTGATTCATCATTCTTTTGAGATAAATAATATTGCCCTTTTCGTAATTGTATTTGATGAATAAATTCTTTTGATTTTGGCTATTTTTTAGACTTAAAATATAGGGATCCATATACTCTTTATAGTGATGAAAAGCTTGGTAAATTAAGTAGTCATAAACGTATTTGTCATTACTTCTACCTTTTAATAAGTCAGACATTTTCTCATCATCAGCTGAATGAATGGAGAGTTTCTTTAAAAATTTTAAATCTTCATCAACGTAATATTGCTCATTAAAATCAGAACTATTTTTTAGTAGGTTCATGTACTGATAAAAATCTAATACATCTATCAGCTTAGCTTTCCTTAGATCTTTTAATTGTTTAATAATCGCTGTTTTGTCATTCTCGTATACAAAAGTCCAAATGACTTTTTCTTTGAGTACATCACTCTCGGGACTCAGTAACTGGATGTCACTAAGTTGATAAATTTTTCCATAGCTACTGAAGCTAATTAGGATGATGATTATGAGGCTTTTTAGGTGCATATTTCAAAGATGATTTTTCTTACTATTACATCATAAAAAAAGGACTTAAACCTCATCGGTTTAAGTCCTCTCATTTTTCTTGCGTTTAGAGAATTTTTAAAAATTAAATTTTACCTAATCTTTTAAGGATATTTTTAATTTCACTTGCTTCAGTGCCCTCTTCTCGAGCGACTTCTTCAGCCTTAGTTTCCATGTTGACTGCAACTCTTTCCAACTTGGGGCTCAGATCAATTGATTTTTTGATTTTCTCACGTGTTGTTTCTTCGGCAACACGGTTGTAGTCATCCACTAACTCAGCTGGTTTTCTAGAGTATAAAAGCGACACAGTGATATGTGGCTTATCTATGTTAGGGTTTCTAACTACGCTATAAATTGGCGTTACTTTCTGAGCATCAAAATGGTCAAGAATGTTATAGAAAACTGTATGATCGTAGCCTTCTGGAACTTCTAATAAGAATAATGCTTCAATAGGTACATCTGGACGAAGCATTAATTCATTATAATTTTCTTCCATTTGCTCGTCAAAGTAACGATCCGGATTGTACTCAAAGTCTGTGAAGTAGTTAAAGAATGATTTTGCTTTATAAGCTTCAAAATCTTCTTTATCAATATGACCCTCTAGTAGTTCGTATTTGTCGCCCTTCTCAGGAATGCTATTGAGTGTGGCTAAGCTGCTACAAATTAACTCATTAAAGTCTTTTTCAGCCATTCGACCTTCGTATTTACACTTATTACTAAAGAGGAAGGTATTACCCGTGTTTGTGCTATCGACACCTTTCCAAAGTGGACCCTGAAGGAACTCTATAGTGTTGTTGACGTACTCACTGGGTTCTTTCTTAGCATAAGGAAGAATGATGATAAACTGCGTTCGGTTGATATCACTCACTTTTTCTAAAGAAGAAATATAACTTAATACTTGTGAAGTAATACCATTTCCTGTACCACCACCAGATGAGGTGATAATCGCGTTTCCTTTGATAATATCGAGCAATTGCCCTCGTACACTATTAAAGGCGGTCTTACCTATATTTGGGTCTTTCTTAGAACCAACTAACTGACCTTTTTCATTATTTGTATAAGCTAAAATGCTATTAGCTAAACCTAACTTATGCATTTCTACTTCAGATACGTTTATTACTGTCGCTTCTTTACTTAAGCCAGAGGCAAGTTTGCCGCCAGCTCCGCCGATTCCTATTATCATTTCACTGTCTCCAGGTAGTTGGATTTTAAAATATCAAATTTTTCGCCTAAACGCATGAGTGCTTTTGCTCCGTGTTCAGTTAAATATAAACTCTTGCGATTGCGCTGTTCTCTAAGTTCAATGAACTGTAAGTACTTTAAGGTCTCTACATACGATACGGCACTTTGCTTAGTTCGCGTCACGCCTGATAATTTCAGGTCGTCGAACACATTAGTTATATTATAACCTTCGCGTTTATCCTCAGCTACCATGGTCCAATAAAGAACAAGGAAGTGTTGATAATCAAGGCCTTCTATCTGTTGTCTGTAGAGTTCATCATTCATAATAGTTTTAATTTACTTAACCTTATTTATAAGTCAATAGGATACTGTGATATAATATATTTAAGTATAGTATAGTGTATATAACTTTAGTTAAGTTTACTACCTATTGTTTTTGTTGTTAATTATTTATAGTTAGGTGTTTATATGTATTGGTGTTTTGTTGTCTTGTGGGAGTTTTGGGTTTGTTTTTTATGTATATATTATAGTGTAGTATACTTTAAATAATCAATGGTATACTTACAAATAATTAATCTATAGTAGTTTAAGTATATATATTGATCCTTTGCCATCCAAATGTATAATATAGTGTAGTATACTATTTATAATAATTTAAAGAGTGTTATCAAAAAATAAGGGCTTCAGAAAGGGGGTGAAAAGGCTACTAAAAGCCTTCAATCGGTAAGTACTTTAAAAAAGCCTCAAAAGCCGTATTTGGCACGTTTTAAGGCAAATTAGAGCCATGTAGATAAAAACCCTGCAATTGATAAATTATGCAGCACTTAGAGCGAGGCGGATACGGCTAATTTGAGCTCAATGATTCGAACGCCCTATTTTGTAGAAAAACGACACGAGCATAAAAGTGAGAAACTCGAGAAAAGTAGAAAAGATTTTCACTTAGCACAGTTCTATGATCTGGCAGAAAAAATGAATTCTCGTTGAAAGATCTAGCTATCAAAATAATCCGAATTTAGCTAAGTCATGAATGGAACAAGCTCTGAGTTTTTAAGCAAGAGAAAAAATATCAATCTGCGTCATTCGCAGCGCGTTCAAAAACCTAAAAATAAGAGCTCGAAATTAAGATTTAAAATCACCTGGCTTAAGATTAAACTTCCTCATTTTCCCCTGAAGTGTACTTGGGTGAAGACCCAGCAAAGTAGCAGCTCCATCATTGCCATAAACCTTGCCTTTGCATTTGCGCAAAGCTTTGATGATTTGTTGTTGAACTGATTGATCTAAATTGGCAGGTGGGCGACCAACTTTACTGGGATTTTCTTTGTCGGAAAGACTGGGAACTTTGAGGGTGCGACCGCGACTGGAGATAAGGGCATTTGTTAAAAATTCGCGGATTTCAGAAAAGTCATCCGACCAGTTTTGTTGCATCACATACTGGGTGAAACTGGGCGTTATTTCGAGAATAGGAACGCCAATATTATTGGCTATTTCAGCAACGAGTTCGCGCAGTAACCAGAGCCAGTCGTCGCGTCTTTGGTTAAAGTTTGGAAGCTCTAAATAAGAGCTTTGAAAATACTTTTGCAGCTCGCTATGAAAATTATTACTATGTGACGAAATGATAATATTTTTAGCTTCGGTATTGAGGCGCGTTTCAGACTTGATTTTGCGCAGAATTTCAAGGCTCACTTTGGGGTCCAAATCCTCGATGTTTTTGAGGTATAAACTACCGCCGTTTAACTTGTACCAGAGGCCTAAATTCTCGTCTCCAAAAATCTCAGAATTGTGAAGCTTTTGTGGAATACTCGCGCAGTCAAAAACTTCAAATCGTTTACTGCCAGAACCCGATCTCGCATGGATGTGACGAGCACATAATTCGCGTCCACTACCAGCTGTACCATCGATCCAAAAATGAGATAAACGAGGGGCTAAAACACAGAGCTGATTCCAGAGCTCGGTCATCGCTGAACTCTCGCGAATAAAGGGTTTGGCACCGCGGTATGAGTTCTCGTTTTGACGGTCGCGTAATTCACTCCAGGCACGTCGAGAAGCACTGGAGGTTTTCTCTAGTTTTTGTGAAAAAGATAACATGCTTGAGGCCAGGGGGCAGAGTTGTGAAAAGAGCGTTTCCCAATAGCCGGCTTCTGTCTTTTCTGAGAGGTATAAATTGAGGAAACCATTGACGCCAAGGCGGTCAAAAAGGGGCAGTACGATAAGCTGTTGAGCGCCCATTAAAAAGGCTTTTCT from Lentisphaera araneosa HTCC2155 includes:
- a CDS encoding sigma 54-interacting transcriptional regulator; the encoded protein is MRKNQIIPMEILQNLQFNSQPKAFALSVGEALNKLFSMPLMELSWGLRKSQNFQVYCYQKLEGEGSTSLFDRQTNNSLANELIEDESAFVIEDFSEENDEMIEVRKAFLMGAQQLIVLPLFDRLGVNGFLNLYLSEKTEAGYWETLFSQLCPLASSMLSFSQKLEKTSSASRRAWSELRDRQNENSYRGAKPFIRESSAMTELWNQLCVLAPRLSHFWIDGTAGSGRELCARHIHARSGSGSKRFEVFDCASIPQKLHNSEIFGDENLGLWYKLNGGSLYLKNIEDLDPKVSLEILRKIKSETRLNTEAKNIIISSHSNNFHSELQKYFQSSYLELPNFNQRRDDWLWLLRELVAEIANNIGVPILEITPSFTQYVMQQNWSDDFSEIREFLTNALISSRGRTLKVPSLSDKENPSKVGRPPANLDQSVQQQIIKALRKCKGKVYGNDGAATLLGLHPSTLQGKMRKFNLKPGDFKS